The stretch of DNA ATCTAAAATCACGTTAGCCCCTGGACGTAAAATTGTACTTCCCACATCAAACAACACATCACTGGGAAACGTTACCACTAAGGTATTAGAATTTTGACGACGTTCAGGAGTCGCTGAAATCGGCGGGGGTGAAGGTTGAGTCGGTTTTTTACCTCCGGCTGCTGAAGTCGGAGTTGCTGCGGCTAATTGCTGTTCCAGAATTTGCAAACGTTCTTCTAAGGGTTCCGTTGGACGACTTGATCCGAATTGGGTTTCTAAAGCTGCTGTTTTTCCCATCAGAGTATTTAACTGTCCCTGAAGTTGTTGTAACTGAACTTGAAGTTGTTGGCGCTGGGGGTCAGTTAACTTTTGACTGGGTGCGGGGATCGGTTTTGGAGAAGGAGAACTAGGACTGACCACAGGCTGAGGAATAATCCCCTCTGAACCCCTATTTTGCTGTTGACGGAGCAACTGTTCTGTTAACGGAACTTCAGCACTAGGTTTCGGATAGACTTGTGCGATCGCCATCCCCAGAAACCAAGCCAGCACCGAACCCACCCCCAAAAGCAAGAGGTTAA from Planktothrix serta PCC 8927 encodes:
- a CDS encoding OmpA family protein, with protein sequence MTKSAKPRTQPPPPPPPRRLPGLLFVGTMVFNLLLLGVGSVLAWFLGMAIAQVYPKPSAEVPLTEQLLRQQQNRGSEGIIPQPVVSPSSPSPKPIPAPSQKLTDPQRQQLQVQLQQLQGQLNTLMGKTAALETQFGSSRPTEPLEERLQILEQQLAAATPTSAAGGKKPTQPSPPPISATPERRQNSNTLVVTFPSDVLFDVGSTILRPGANVILDTIITDIKTYKGSAVRIVGHTDNQGNPQQNLDLSFSRAEAVMKYLSEAAGTGYHWVAIGYGENRPTVNNNSENNRQLNRRIEVAITP